A single genomic interval of Malania oleifera isolate guangnan ecotype guangnan chromosome 13, ASM2987363v1, whole genome shotgun sequence harbors:
- the LOC131146182 gene encoding uncharacterized protein At4g00950, with translation MMGSDEPAENKPPKLLLFSLPSSQQQYSEPPVTPPLQTSASVPFEWEEAPGRPLSCAAKPRTARCLELPPRLQLAEVKVNCSPPTTVLEGPQVGRSLSCALSFGGKTGSFRKGVGGGGEGKRECDREGYFGSWRWNSSGNRKENRKGFGGSLDFSSSTFVVDDDQEGSGGGEGGSSGGGGGIEVKITKTRRRGSLSIRRSQLWATICESLKQTAPWRRSLTKKK, from the exons aTGATGGGTTCTGATGAGCCTGCAGAGAATAAACCGCCGAAGCTCTTACTATTCTCACTTCCTAGCTCCCAGCAGCAATATTCCGAGCCGCCGGTGACGCCACCGCTGCAGACCTCTGCTTCGGTCCCGTTCGAGTGGGAGGAGGCACCGGGCAGGCCCCTATCTTGCGCCGCAAAGCCGAGGACCGCCCGGTGCTTGGAGCTGCCGCCGAGGCTGCAGCTGGCGGAGGTTAAGGTCAACTGCTCGCCCCCGACCACGGTGCTGGAAGGACCTCAAGTGGGTCGGTCTCTTTCATGCGCTCTTTCGTTTGGGGGCAAAACGGGGTCGTTTAGGAAAGGGGTGGGAGGGGGCGGTGAGGGGAAGAGGGAGTGCGATAGGGAGGGGTATTTTGGGTCATGGAGGTGGAATAGTAGTGGTAATAGGAAGGAGAATAGGAAGGGTTTTGGGGGTAGTCTTGACTTTTCATCATCGACGTTCGTGGTTGATGATGATCAGGAAGGAAGTGGCGGCGGAGAAGGAGGGAGCAGCGGTGGCGGTGGAGGAATAGAGGTCAAGATCACAAAGACGAGAAGGAGAGGGAGTTTGTCAATCAGACGGTCTCAACTGTGG GCTACCATTTGTGAAAGCTTGAAGCAAACAGCCCCATGGAGGAGAAGCTTAaccaagaaaaaataa
- the LOC131146183 gene encoding uncharacterized protein LOC131146183, translating to MDERGVSGSHTLSSADNGDSLYPMYFGVSCAFFALELLSRPDVDDKKFSEIRDKMLQGSAQLLGLLVWRVQRNGADGEKCELLCKLEKAQREVEELKHRRREDAKANEKVVSIFAAQEQIWFSERKKLRQHVGVLLNDLRIIEAKKDEAISEFSEKLQEKEVFILSKDKGLEEEVQKRKDMEEKLKKAEIVAEELRECAKREAQEHAAELLKHKTAFIELVSNQRQLEAEMGRALRQAEAARQELDSVTEQKEESVSMVQKLSAEIVKMRKDLEQKDKILSAMLRKSKLDTAEKQMLLKEVKLTKARRKQAELETERWRAASESRHERHSLRSMLSNHSNSRMEALSGARGMHSITTGSSQFGRTRSQPNDLLLEYLQPEIRANDFPSLTDQYSPEENGELVVTADVKHLEGWVRSEAEKYTAVVEQRHQQEIDAFAEQMRLKDEKLEAFRWRLLSMELESKRLKLHIEGLNHDMSQMRQANLKLEALLLDREAELKSLKEQPALQLRPLNCLRTSLNSSPNDPDVEHDTMWSKVKIIKRQSGEEEPETKTTLLEGYEGGKSEKVEETPSKNQSKDIILTVQSPEREFEGQKDIAIDPILSQELSTGRRDIDIFEKTASASQCSGTKNRSLWKMDLHALGVSYKIKRLKQQLLMLERLKGKQESSEVGESEDNEQFGIKGFLLLISLLTRHVGRYQSLQGKADDLCKRMHESNLEVSSKDSKVQRTKEETRTLEHFLEETFQLQRYIVATGQKLMEIEPKIVHGFVEVTEELDGSASFDMKQFADVVRNLFREVQRGLEVRISRIIGDLEGTLACEGITQFRRY from the exons ATGGATGAAAGGGGGGTCTCAGGTTCACATACCTTAAGCTCAGCAGACAACGGAGATAGCTTATACCCTATGTATTTTGGTGTTTCTTGTGCATTTTTTGCCCTCGAACTTCTGTCGAGGCCTGATGTGGATGACAAGAAATTCTCTGAAATACGGGATAAAATGCTTCAAGGAAGTGCTCAACTCTTAGGATTGCTTGTGTGGAGAGTTCAGAGAAATGGAGCTGATGGGGAAAAATGTGAACTTCTCTGCAAGCTCGAGAAGGCTCAAAGAGAAGTTGAGGAGTTGAAGCACAGGAGACGGGAAGATGCAAAAGCTAATGAGAAAGTTGTGAGCATCTTCGCTGCACAAGAACAAATCTGGTTTAGTGAAAGGAAGAAACTCCGACAGCATGTTGGAGTTCTTTTAAATGATTTAAGGATTATAGAGGCGAAGAAGGATGAAGCTATTTCTGAATTCAGTGAGAAATTACAGGAGAAGGAGGTTTTTATACTGTCCAAGGATAAGGGATTGGAGGAAGAGGTGCAGAAGAGGAAGGATATGGAGGAAAAGCTAAAGAAGGCTGAAATTGTTGCAGAGGAATTGAGAGAATGTGCTAAACGTGAAGCTCAAGAGCACGCTGCTGAGCTTTTGAAGCATAAAACTGCCTTCATTGAGCTAGTATCAAACCAGCGGCAACTTGAAGCTGAAATGGGTCGAGCACTCCGGCAAGCTGAAGCTGCAAGACAAGAGCTTGATTCTGTCACTGAGCAAAAGGAGGAGTCGGTCTCAATGGTCCAGAAACTATCTGCGGAGATTGTAAAGATGCGAAAGGATTTGGAACaaaaagacaaaattttgtcAGCCATGCTTAGGAAATCCAAATTGGATACAGCGGAAAAGCAAATGCTTTTGAAGGAGGTAAAATTAACCAAGGCTAGGAGGAAGCAAGCTGAGCTAGAAACTGAAAGATGGAGGGCAGCATCCGAGTCTAGACACGAGAGGCATTCATTGAGAAGCATGTTGTCTAACCATTCGAATTCAAGAATGGAGGCTCTTTCAGGAGCAAGAGGGATGCATTCTATCACAACTGGGTCATCACAATTTGGAAGAACCAGATCACAGCCAAATGATCTTCTTCTTGAGTATTTGCAACCAGAAATAAGAGCAAATGATTTTCCTTCCCTCACTGACCAGTACTCTCCAGAAGAAAATGGTGAACTGG TGGTCACTGCAGATGTAAAGCACTTAGAAGGTTGGGTTCGCTCAGAAGCAGAAAAGTATACAGCTGTAGTTGAACAGAGGCATCAGCAAGAAATAGATGCATTTGCAGAGCAAATGAGACTGAAGGATGAGAAGTTAGAAGCTTTTCGTTGGCGGCTTCTGAGCATGGAACTAGAATCGAAGAGACTGAAGTTGCACATTGAGGGGCTTAACCATGATATGTCACAGATGAGACAAGCAAACTTGAAATTGGAAGCCTTGTTATTGGACAGAGAAGCGGAATTGAAGTCCTTGAAAGAGCAGCCTGCGTTGCAGTTAAGGCCTCTAAATTGCTTAAGGACGAGTTTAAATTCATCTCCAAATGATCCAGATGTAGAGCATGATACCATGTGGTCCAAAGTCAAGATTATAAAGAGACAATCAGGGGAGGAAGAGCCAGAAACAAAAACAACTTTGCTGGAAGGTTATGAAGGCGGCAAGAGCGAGAAAGTAGAAGAAACCCCGAGTAAAAACCAGTCTAAAGATATCATTTTGACTGTTCAATCTCCTGAAAGAGAGTTCGAAGGACAGAAGGATATTGCAATCGACCCCATTCTCAGTCAAGAGTTGAGTACAGGCCGGCGGGATATTGATATTTTTGAGAAGACAGCATCAGCCAGCCAGTGCTCAGGTACGAAAAATAGATCTTTATGGAAGATGGATCTTCATGCGCTTGGGGTTTCTTACAAGATCAAAAGGTTGAAGCAGCAGCTTCTCATGCTTGAGAGGTTGAAAGGAAAGCAAGAAAGCAGTGAAGTTGGGGAAAGTGAAGATAATGAGCAGTTTGGGATAAAAGGTTTCCTTTTATTAATATCTTTGCTGACTAGACATGTTGGCAGATACCAATCCCTCCAAGGGAAGGCTGATGATCTCTGCAAGAGGATG CATGAGAGTAATCTAGAAGTGAGCAGCAAGGATTCTAAGGTTCAAAGAACAAAAGAGGAAACTAGAACATTAGAGCACTTCCTAGAGGAAACATTTCAGCTGCAGAGATACATAGTTGCGACTGGGCAGAAGTTAATGGAAATTGAACCCAAGATTGTCCATGGATTTGTCGAGGTCACTGAAGAGCTTGATGGGTCTGCCAGCTTCGACATGAAGCAATTTGCTGATGTTGTCAGAAACCTCTTCAGGGAAGTTCAGAGGGGTCTTGAAGTCAGGATATCTCGAATTATTGGAGATCTTGAAGGAACCTTGGCATGTGAAGGGATCACTCAATTCCGAAGGTACTAA